A single window of Malus sylvestris chromosome 5, drMalSylv7.2, whole genome shotgun sequence DNA harbors:
- the LOC126622317 gene encoding ABA-inducible protein PHV A1-like — MAVFHVAKNVMFNLSRSFPRSSQSLSLRYSSQKVSRVCFTTASKFSMGRNAAGENKGYDNNNKNWMNKEREYGSANVNSRAKETMGEGLEKTKRKAEETKETTKDYAEEAKEKAKSAAETMAEKAKEGTNRAAETAESTKEKAKEYGYETKEKTEEMADTLTEKAKEGTQRAAETAESAKEKAKENMWGMKEKTEDAVGTVAEKVKEGTSKAAETAKGTVKGAWGAVKETGQKIKETVVAPDEEVGAVAIDDDSTSESDVDVDVDGDGVAEGKVMEADVVELRRRAGKGLEK; from the exons ATGGCAGTATTTCACGTCGCAAAAAATGTTATGTTCAACCTCTCCAGATCTTTTCCTCGATCCTCTCAGTCACTCTCCCTCAGATATTCATCTCAGAAAGTCTCCCGCGTTTGCTTCACCACCGCCTCCAAATTCTCCATG GGACGAAATGCGGCCGGAGAGAACAAGGGATatgacaacaacaacaagaacTGGATGAATAaggaaagagagtacgggtcgGCGAACGTGAACAGCAGAGCGAAAGAAACCATGGGAGAAGGGCTAGAAAAGACGAAGCGAAAAGCAGAGGAGACGAAAGAGACGACCAAGGATTACGCGGAGGAAGCAAAGGAGAAGGCAAAGAGCGCAGCCGAGACTATGGCGGAGAAGGCGAAAGAGGGAACGAACAGAGCAGCGGAGACGGCTGAGAGCACCAAGGAGAAAGCTAAAGAGTACGGTTACGAGACAAAGGAGAAGACCGAGGAGATGGCGGACACACTGACAGAAAAAGCGAAGGAGGGGACTCAGAGGGCAGCCGAGACAGCGGAGAGCGCGAAGGAGAAGGCCAAAGAGAATATGTGGGGGATGAAGGAGAAAACAGAGGATGCGGTGGGAACTGTGGCGGAGAAGGTGAAGGAGGGGACTAGTAAGGCGGCGGAGACGGCAAAGGGCACAGTGAAAGGGGCGTGGGGGGCGGTGAAGGAGACAGGGCAGAAGATTAAGGAGACGGTGGTAGCTCCTGATGAGGAAGTAGGAGCGGTGGCCATTGATGATGACTCTACTAGTGAGAGTGATGTGGATGTTGACGTGGATGGCGATGGAGTGGCGGAAGGGAAGGTGATGGAAGCGGATGTGGTGGAACTAAGGCGACGTGCCGGCAAGGGCCTTGAGAAGTAA
- the LOC126622318 gene encoding B3 domain-containing transcription factor LEC2-like, translating to MENFNPPSIPSTTTITSAHKTNNSQSTCEPVSCLPSTTCSPSATQYRYYPAQYLAPNPGLQFLHANNQYPYRQAGLHMYPFLVSAQPNMVLSREQASRDQSGWILDALMSKSARNERKMARQRSLSLSRNAANAAVSCTCSPPLSRHPPFHGNDGDDDTRGIISTSSSGNGADLQNTKEQLYSFCTPDNKKLRPLFKKELKNSDVGPLGRIILPKKEAENNLPMLSDREGIQLTVRDVHSNRHWEFKYKFWSNNRSRMYVFEYTGAFVRKKKLQAGDCIYLYEDECKNLYISVEKVQRPVHVAEPSSSKQRNTTTNPTDQTIKIVPNINTSLKANTTDNNKTNTNTNTNAKTPNTDAKTLGSNPYVASNLSSPSPYTYVAGNKEDELSLEQLVEQLKQDQETNIFADALSMVSRDYREHEEATALSNIAASHIETSTQPPSTLAVGIDPSSSSSSSQTRATMRMVDDDHFDLDDCYKGLGMLPEVNRYKYI from the exons ATGGAGAACTTCAACCCACCATCTATCCCCTCTACAACCACCATAACCTCTGCTCACAAGACAAATAACTCACAGTCCACTTGTGAACCAGTGAGTTGTTTGCCTTCAACTACTTGTAGTCCTTCGGCCACTCAGTACAGGTATTACCCGGCACAGTATCTAGCACCAAATCCAGGCCTGCAATTCCTGCATGCAAATAATCAATACCCGTACCGTCAGGCCGGTCTCCATATGTATCCATTCCTGGTCAGTGCCCAACCGAATATGGTTCTTTCCAGAGAACAGGCCAGCCGAGACCAATCAGGATGGATATTGGATGCACTTATGTCCAAGTCTGCAAGAAATGAGAGAAAGATGGCGAGACAGAGGAGTCTCAGTTTGAGCAGAAACGCAGCCAACGCTGCAGTTTCCTGTACTTGTTCTCCCCCACTGAGCAGGCATCCTCCATTTCATGGgaatgatggtgatgatgatacTCGTGGAATCATTTCCACGTCATCATCTGGAAATGGTGCTGATTTGCAGAACACCAAAGAACAGCTCTACTCGTTCTGCACGCCGGATAACAAG AAATTGAGACCGCTTTTTAAGAAGGAGTTAAAGAATAGTGATGTTGGACCTTTGGGTAGGATTATACTACCAAAG AAAGAAGCGGAAAATAACCTTCCAATGCTCTCCGACAGAGAAGGCATCCAGCTGACTGTCAGAGATGTACATTCCAACCGGCATTGGGAATTCAAATACAA GTTCTGGTCAAATAACAGAAGCAGAATGTATGTGTTCGAATATACTG GCGCTTTTGTTAGGAAAAAAAAGCTGCAGGCGGGAGATTGCATTTATCTTTATGAGGATGAATGCAAGAACCTC TACATCTCCGTAGAAAAGGTGCAAAGACCAGTACATGTAGCTGAGCCCTCCTCTTCTAAACAGCGTAATACTACAACTAACCCTACAGATCAAACCATCAAGATCGTCCCCAACATCAACACTAGCCTCAAGGCCAACACCACCGACAACAACAAAACTAacaccaacaccaacaccaaCGCCAAAACTCCCAACACCGATGCCAAAACCCTTGGAAGTAACCCCTATGTGGCCTCAAACTTATCTTCACCTTCACCCTATACCTATGTAGCTGGCAACAAAGAAGACGAATTATCTCTAGAACAACTTGTGGAACAACTTAAGCAAGATCAAGAAACTAACATCTTTGCGGATGCTTTGTCTATGGTCTCTAGAGACTATAGGGAACATGAGGAAGCTACTGCTTTGTCCAACATCGCTGCTAGCCATATTGAAACATCTACCCAGCCACCATCCACATTGGCTGTAGGAATCGATccttcatcgtcatcatcatcatcacagaCTAGAGCAACAATGAGGATGGTAGATGACGATCACTTTGATCTCGATGACTGCTACAAAGGCCTTGGGATGCTCCCAGAAGTCAACCGCTACAAATACATATGA
- the LOC126622319 gene encoding 30S ribosomal protein S5, chloroplastic-like, producing MAMSTTSSSLSSLSSLSLHPSPRLSILPFTAAATPATKPRKPISLLLSSSRPTTVIFNAAAADVETSFFDNEDPEFDGVFEPPEAPEDFVPPPSFDEDSTETEDEIAAAYEELYGPAYSGVTMLGNDIYVMDSKVKKLGAFGKLKKEKVRDGFEERVVQVRRVTKVVKGGKQLHFRAIVVVGDKQGNVGVGVGKAKEVIGAVQKSAVNARRNIISVPMTKYLTFPHRSEGDYGAAKVMLRPASPGTGVIAGGSVRIVLEMAGVENALGKQLGSKNALNNARATVVAVQKMRQFRDVARERGIPMEELWK from the exons ATGGCCATGTCCACaacctcctcctctctctcctctctctcttccctctctctccacCCCTCTCCCCGCCTCTCCATCCTCCCATTCACCGCCGCAGCCACCCCGGCaaccaaacccagaaaacccatTTCCCTCCTCCTGTCCTCTTCCCGACCCACCACCGTTATCTTCAATGCCGCAGCGGCCGACGTCGAGACCTCCTTCTTCGACAACGAGGACCCCGAATTCGACGGCGTGTTCGAGCCCCCGGAGGCCCCCGAAGACTTCGTCCCCCCGCCTTCCTTCGATGAGGATTCGACCGAGACTGAGGACGAAATTGCCGCCGCGTACGAGGAGCTGTACGGCCCTGCGTACAGCGGCGTGACCATGCTGGGGAATGACATTTACGTGATGGACTCGAAGGTGAAAAAGCTTGGGGCTTTTGGTAagttgaagaaggagaaggtTAGAGATGGGTTCGAGGAGAGGGTGGTTCAGGTGAGGAGGGTGACGAAGGTGGTGAAAGGAGGGAAGCAGCTGCATTTTCGGGCGATTGTGGTGGTCGGCGACAAGCAGGGCAATGTGGGTGTCGGCGTTGGGAAGGCCAAGGAGGTTATTGGGGCAGTGCAGAAGTCTGCGGTGAATGCGAGAAGGAACATTATCAGTGTGCCCATGACCAAGTACCTGACTTTTCCTCACAG ATCTGAGGGAGATTATGGAGCAGCAAAGGTGATGCTGAGGCCCGCTTCTCCTGGTACTGGAGTTATCGCCGGAGGGTCCGTGAGAATAGTTCTCGAAATGGCAGGTGTCGAGAATGCTCTTGGGAAGCAACTTGGAAGTAAGAATGCTCTCAACAATGCTAGAGCCACTGTCGTTGCAGTACAGAAAATGAGGCAGTTCCGGGATGTCGCTCGTGAGCGTGGTATCCCGATGGAAGAGCTTTG